The genomic interval GCAGCGATCTCGCCGGCGATGCCGCCCGTGCGGGTGTCCTCGTGCAGGATGATCACCTTGTTGGTGCGGCGGACGGTATTGGCGATGGCTTGGCGGTCGAGCGGCAGCAGCGTGCGCAGGTCCACCACTTCCAGTTCGATTCCTTCTTTGGCCAGGATTCCCGCTGCCTCCAGCGCGACGTGCAACATGGCGGCGTAGGTAATCACGCTGACGTGGCGGCCTTCGCGCGCCACGCGGGCTTTGCCGATGGGAACGGTGTAGTCCTCGGCGGGTAGATCTTCTTTGATCCGGCGATAGAGAAACTTGTGCTCGAAGAAAATCACGGGGTTGTTATCGCGTATGGCGGATTTAATAAGCCCCTTGGCGTCATAAGCCGTAGCCGGGCAGATCACTTTTAGACCGGGCGTGTGCACAAAATACATCTCCGGATTCTGGGAGTGGAAGGGGCCTCCGTGAACTCCGCCCCCACTCGGCCCACGCAGCACGAGCGGCGCTGGCGCTCCCCAGCGATAGTGAGACTTGGCCGCCATGTTGGTGATCTGGTTGAAGGCGCAGCCGATAAAATCCATGAATTGAAACTCGGCTACCGGACGCAACCCGGTGAGCGCCGCGCCGAAAGCTGCGCCCACGATGGCAGATTCGGCAATCGGGGTGTCAATCACGCGCTCGGGGCCGAAGCGGTCAATGAAGCCGTCTGTGACTTTGAAGGCGCCGCCGTAAATGCCAATGTCCTCGCCCAGGCAGAAGACCGCTGAGTCGCGTTCCATCTCCTCCCAGATACCCTGGCGAATGGCTTCGAGATAGGTGGTTTGGGACATCCTGTTACTCGCTAAATCGTCCTATGTGGGCGAGCTCTGCTCGCCTGCACAGGCGTGGGCGCCTGTGCCCACGTGGTTCGGTGGCTATTTTAAATGCACTGCGGCGTCTTGTGGCTTCTGGCGGACTCTGCCTTTCGGCATCGCAGTTTTCAGTACGCCGTACTTCGGTTTGATTTCATGGCAACCATCGCAGTAGGCATCGAGCGGCGTAGTCGCAGGATCGGGCATGGGCGAGTTCACTGCGAAGTCGCGGTCGGCCTCAAGCTGCCGGTCAACGTCGGCGATCAGCGCCTGGTTTTGAGCGGGCGTCAGCCATTTCTTTTGCAGCAGGAAATTTTCGAAACGAGTGATTGGGTCGCGCTTCCGCCAATACTCCAACAGTGCCTTGGGAACATACTCAGCGGCGTCGTGAATGGCGTGTCCTTTCATGCGCATCATTTTTGCTTCGATCAAGGTGGGCCCTTGGCCGCGCCGCGCCCGCTCGCAGGCTTCGTTAGTAGCGTCGTAAACCTGGCAAGGATCGGTGCCGTCAACGATTACGCCGGGAATCCCGTAGGCTATCGAGCGCTCCGCAAGATCTTTCACCGAGAACTGCATGTCCGCGGGAGTGGAGTATCCCCAAAGATTGTTTTCAACGATCAGCACCAGGCCGAGCTTCTGCACGGCGGCGAAGTTGATGCCTTCGTAAGTCACCCCGGTGGATTGGCCGCCATCACCGATGTAGGTGAGGGCGGCAATGTTGCGGCCCTGAAGTCGCGCTCCCAGCGCCACGCCCGCCAGCACCGGAATCAGGTCCCCCAGGGTAGAAATGGGTGAGACTACCTGTCGCTGGTAAATATCGCCGAAGTGTGAAGACGCATCTTTGCCGTGAGTCGGCGACCCCGCCTTGGCCATGTACTGCATCATGATGTCGCGCGCCGAGAAGCCGCGCACCAGCAGCGAGCCCTGGTTGCGGATCATGGGCGCGAGCCAGTCTTCCGAACGAAGCGCATAGGCCGAGGCGCAGGAGCAGGCCTCCTGGCCGAGACCGAAGTAAACCCCGCCCACCACTTTGCCCTGCTTGTAAAGATTTTCCAGGGCCTGTTCCATCTTGCGGTTCAGCAGCATCCAGCGGTAGATCTCGACGCATTGTTCGGGGCTGAGGTATTTGGACTGGCGAATGGGAGGCACGGGGGCACTCAGGTTCCCACGCACTTCATAATGAACTTCCTCGCCGGGAATCTGGCGGATTTCGATGTCGAGGTGCTCGAGGCGGTAGTCGGGAATGGTGTAGGTACGCTGGGCAGAGCGGCTTCCGTTACGTGACAGCCTATTTACGTTGCTGGATGGTATCGGCGCTACTTTTCCGGAACTGTCGGCCCGGGGGCTTTTCCGGGCGGCCCGCTGTTTTGGGGAGTGGGAATTCTTCTTCGCCATGGTAAGGCGGCTGCTAAAAAGCCAAGTATACCGTGCTCACTAGGCCAGAAAGATTTCTTCCTCGTGCAACTCCCTTAGCTCCGCCGGAGGGCGTAGGGGTACGCCGACAGTTCGGCCAAGCAGGGCGTCGAGTGTATCCAGCCAGCGTATTTCAGCCGCGAAGACCTTGCCGAAGTGTTGGGCCACCGATTGCGCAATCTTATCGAGGGCAAGTTGACGCTGCAATTCTTTGTTCAACGAGGTCACTGGTCTGGAGGTAATTCCGCAGGGCACAATCAGGTTGAAATATTCCAGATCAGTGTTCACATTCAGCGCGAAACCGTGGGAGGTGACGCCGCGGGAGATGTGAACGCCGATGGCGGCAATCTTGGCGGGGACTTCACCGCTCGTCCATACGCCAGTCAATCCGGCGATTCTTTGGGCGGCGACTCCGAAATCGGCACAGGCGCGAATAATGACTTCTTCTAACCGCCGCACAAACTCCACTGCGCCGAGCTTTGGCTGGAAGCCGCGCAGATCAAAAATGGGATAGCCGACCAGCTGACCCGGGCCGTGGAAGGTGACGTCGCCGCCGCGATCGCAGTCGAAGAGCTCGACGCCCTTTTCCGCCAGCAACTCCTGAGAGGCCAAGAGATTGTTGCGGCTGGCGTTGCGGCCGAGGGTGATTACGGGAGAGTGCTCCAGCAGCAGCAGCGTATCTCCGATTCCCTCTTGTTTGCGCAGATCAACCAGCGACTGCTGAAGGCGCAGCCCGGTGGCGTAATCGAGCGTGCCGAGTTGGACGACAGAGATCATGGTGTCCAGCAAATCAGCAGCTACACATTGATGGCAATGCCTTCCACGCTGTTGGCGGCGTCGAGCATAGCCTCAGACAGCGTCGGGTGAGCGTGGATGGTCCACATCAGGTCCTGTGCAGTGGCCTCGAGGTCCATGGCGGCTACCGCTTCGGCGATCAGCTCAGTGGCCAGGGGGCCGATGATGTGCACGCCCAGAATCTCTTCGTACTTTGCGCCGGAGACAACTTTGATGAAGCCTTCGTGCGCTCCCAGAATGCTGGCTTTGGAGTTGGCAGTGAAGGGGAACTTTCCGATTTTCAGCTCCATGCCGCGCTCCCGCGCCTGGGCTTCGGTAAGACCGACGCTGCCAATCTGCGGCTCGCAATAGGTGCAGCCGGGGACACGGGACGGGTGAACCGGCCGGGCATTGCGTCCGGCAATTTTGGCCACAGCAGTAATTCCTTCCATGGCGCCAGCATGTGCCAGTTGTGGCAGACCGGCGACAATGTCGCCGACAGCATAGATGCCAGGCTCAGCGGTCTGCATCCATTCATTCACCTTTACGAAGCCGCGGTCGAGCTGGATTTTTGTCTTCTCAATTCCCACATTCTCGGTGCGCGGCTTACGGCCGATAGCAATCAGGATTTTTTCCGCCTCCACTTTCTGCTGCTTACCTTCTGCGGTGAAGGTCACCGCCACGCCGTTCTTTGTCTTTTCCACTTTTTCCACTTTGGCGCCAGGCTGGCAGTTGATGCCCTTTTTGCGGAAGGCGCGCAGCAACTCCTTGGAGATCTCCTCATCCTCTACCGGAACCAGGCGCGGCAGCATCTCGAGCAGGGTGACTTCGGTATCAAAAGACCGATATAAGGAGGCAAACTCCACGCCCACGGCGCCGGCGCCGACGATGACCAGGGATTTGGGAATGGAATTTAGAGACAGAATCTCGATGTTGGTCAGCACGCGCGCATCCGGCTGCAGCCCGGGAAGCATGCGGGCTTCTGAGCCCGTGGCAAGAATCACGTTCTTCGCCCTGATGGCTGTCTTTTCACCGGCATCGTTTGAAACCTCTACCGTGATCCAACCGTCTTTTGCGGGCCCGGTGAGACGGCCATAGCCGGCCACGACCTCGACCTTGTTTTTGCGCATAAGGAATTCGAGGCCTTTGGTGTGTTTGGTGACAATCTTGTTTTTGCGTTGCTGGATGGTGTCCCAATTGATCTTGGGAGCGGTGATGCCTTCAATGCCGAACTCTTTGGCGACTTTAATATGATCGTAAATCTCGGCGCTGTAGAGCAGCGCCTTAGTGGGAATGCAGCCAACGTGCAGGCAGGTGCCGCCCAGCTTGGCATCTTTTTCGATAAGGCAGGTCTTCAGCCCCCATTGTCCGGCTCGAATTGCGGCGGTATAGCCAGCCGGACCGCTGCCGATGATCGCGAGATCGCAAGTCTTATCAGGCAAAGTGTTGCTCCCCACCGCTATGAATTTCGGCCGATGGCCAAACTCATGATTCTACGATACGAGTATTAGATTCGGCGAATAGGGAGCCGGGTTCAGTGCCGGGCCTCCACCCGGTTCACACGGAAGTGCCAGGAAGGCTCGAAAGGCAAAAGTATAATGTCCGCTAACATGCACAAAATCAGCGCGCACGAGGCTTCGCATGGGTAACAGGCCGCAGAGCAACGAGGATCAGCAGACCAGTATTGCCCCAATGCTCTCGGTCCGAAACGGCGCGAAGGCGATCGAGTTTTACAAGGCGGCGTTCGGAGCTAGCGAATTGTTCCGAATTGACGCCGAGGGTGGGGCCGTGGTCGCTCGGCTCTCCGTTGGAGGGTCAGAATTCTGGGTGGCAGACGAGTCGCCGGAGCACTTGAATTTCAGCCCCGAGTATCTGGGAGGCGGTTCGGTACGGCTGGTGATGGTGGTCAAGGACCCGGACGCGGCTTTCAGTCGCGCCGTAAAAGCAGGAGCGACCGTGGTTCGAGCGGTTGAGGATCAGCCATATGGTTGGCGCGTCGGACG from Terriglobales bacterium carries:
- a CDS encoding alpha-ketoacid dehydrogenase subunit beta, yielding MSQTTYLEAIRQGIWEEMERDSAVFCLGEDIGIYGGAFKVTDGFIDRFGPERVIDTPIAESAIVGAAFGAALTGLRPVAEFQFMDFIGCAFNQITNMAAKSHYRWGAPAPLVLRGPSGGGVHGGPFHSQNPEMYFVHTPGLKVICPATAYDAKGLIKSAIRDNNPVIFFEHKFLYRRIKEDLPAEDYTVPIGKARVAREGRHVSVITYAAMLHVALEAAGILAKEGIELEVVDLRTLLPLDRQAIANTVRRTNKVIILHEDTRTGGIAGEIAAIINEEAFDDLDGPIVRITSRDTPVPFSPPLEEHFLPQVADVVREARRLHAY
- a CDS encoding thiamine pyrophosphate-dependent dehydrogenase E1 component subunit alpha produces the protein MAKKNSHSPKQRAARKSPRADSSGKVAPIPSSNVNRLSRNGSRSAQRTYTIPDYRLEHLDIEIRQIPGEEVHYEVRGNLSAPVPPIRQSKYLSPEQCVEIYRWMLLNRKMEQALENLYKQGKVVGGVYFGLGQEACSCASAYALRSEDWLAPMIRNQGSLLVRGFSARDIMMQYMAKAGSPTHGKDASSHFGDIYQRQVVSPISTLGDLIPVLAGVALGARLQGRNIAALTYIGDGGQSTGVTYEGINFAAVQKLGLVLIVENNLWGYSTPADMQFSVKDLAERSIAYGIPGVIVDGTDPCQVYDATNEACERARRGQGPTLIEAKMMRMKGHAIHDAAEYVPKALLEYWRKRDPITRFENFLLQKKWLTPAQNQALIADVDRQLEADRDFAVNSPMPDPATTPLDAYCDGCHEIKPKYGVLKTAMPKGRVRQKPQDAAVHLK
- the lipB gene encoding lipoyl(octanoyl) transferase LipB, which gives rise to MISVVQLGTLDYATGLRLQQSLVDLRKQEGIGDTLLLLEHSPVITLGRNASRNNLLASQELLAEKGVELFDCDRGGDVTFHGPGQLVGYPIFDLRGFQPKLGAVEFVRRLEEVIIRACADFGVAAQRIAGLTGVWTSGEVPAKIAAIGVHISRGVTSHGFALNVNTDLEYFNLIVPCGITSRPVTSLNKELQRQLALDKIAQSVAQHFGKVFAAEIRWLDTLDALLGRTVGVPLRPPAELRELHEEEIFLA
- a CDS encoding VOC family protein; this encodes MGNRPQSNEDQQTSIAPMLSVRNGAKAIEFYKAAFGASELFRIDAEGGAVVARLSVGGSEFWVADESPEHLNFSPEYLGGGSVRLVMVVKDPDAAFSRAVKAGATVVRAVEDQPYGWRVGRIMDPFGHHWEIGKPLEANAPAQE
- the lpdA gene encoding dihydrolipoyl dehydrogenase yields the protein MPDKTCDLAIIGSGPAGYTAAIRAGQWGLKTCLIEKDAKLGGTCLHVGCIPTKALLYSAEIYDHIKVAKEFGIEGITAPKINWDTIQQRKNKIVTKHTKGLEFLMRKNKVEVVAGYGRLTGPAKDGWITVEVSNDAGEKTAIRAKNVILATGSEARMLPGLQPDARVLTNIEILSLNSIPKSLVIVGAGAVGVEFASLYRSFDTEVTLLEMLPRLVPVEDEEISKELLRAFRKKGINCQPGAKVEKVEKTKNGVAVTFTAEGKQQKVEAEKILIAIGRKPRTENVGIEKTKIQLDRGFVKVNEWMQTAEPGIYAVGDIVAGLPQLAHAGAMEGITAVAKIAGRNARPVHPSRVPGCTYCEPQIGSVGLTEAQARERGMELKIGKFPFTANSKASILGAHEGFIKVVSGAKYEEILGVHIIGPLATELIAEAVAAMDLEATAQDLMWTIHAHPTLSEAMLDAANSVEGIAINV